In the Sphingobium sp. Z007 genome, TATAAGGCGATCCGCATCCAGTGCGGCGTGCCCGGCATGGGATCGACCTATGGCGTGTCGAAGGACAGATATTTCTACGAACCCGCCGATGCCGACTTGCCCACCGAAAATGTCTGGAACACCAGCAAATATCTGCGCGTCGTGCCTGAATTGTTCAAGGCCGCGCGTGAGGCGCTGGGCTGGGACGTGCATCTGCTGCACGACATCCACCACCGCCTGACCCCGATCGAGGCCGGGCGCCTGGGCAAGGATCTGGAACCCTATCGCCCCTTCTGGCTGGAAGATGCGACGCCAGCCGAAAATCAGGAAGCTTTCAAGCTGATCCGCCAGCACACTACCACGCCGCTCGCTGTGGGCGAAATCTTCAACTCGATCCACGATTGCCGCGAACTGATTGAAAACCAACTGATCGACTATATCCGCGCCACCGTGGTCCATGCCGGCGGCATCAGCCACCTGCGCAAGATCGCGAACCTTGCCGACCTCTATCAGGTCCGCACCGGCTGCCACGGCGCGACCGACCTGTCGCCGGTCTGCATGGCCGCGGCGCTGCATTTCGACCTGTCAGTGCCCAATTTCGGCGTGCAGGAATATATGCGCCACACGCCCGAAACCGACGCGGTATTCCCCCACGCCTATACGTTCGCGGACGGCGCGATGCATCCGGGCGAAGCGCCGGGCCTGGGCGTGGATATCGACGAGGAACTGGCCGCCAAGTACGAATATAATCGCGCCTTCCTGCCGGTGAACCGGCTGGAAGACGGCACGATGTTCAACTGGTGATCGGGATGACGCAGGCGATTCCCAAGCCCTCAGGCAAAGTCCGCTGGATCGTCTGCGGCCTGCTCTTTGCGGCGGTGGTCCTCTCCTATGTCGACCGCCTCGTCCTGCCGACATTGAAGCCCGATCTCCAGGCCCGCTATGGCTGGAGTGAGCGCGGCTATGCCGATCTCGCCATCTGGTTTCAGGCGGGCTACGGCATTTCCTATGTCTTTTTCGGCCGCCTGATCGACCGGATCGGCGCGCGGGCAGGCTATGCGCTGGCGGTGACGCTGTGGACGCTGGGCCATGTCGCGCACATCTTCTTCACCTCGACCGCAGGAATGTTGATCGCCCGCATCCCGCTGGCGATCGGGGAGGCAGGGACATTCCCGGCCGCCATCGCCGCGACCAATGAATGGTTCCCTAAGAAGGAGCGCGCGCTCGCGATCGGCATCTTCAACGCCGGGTCCAATGTTGGCGCGATCCTGACGCCGCTGCTGGTGCCGATCATCGCGGTGACGCTGGGCTGGCGCTGGGCCTTCATCCTCACCGGTCTGCTGACCGTCCTGTGGCTGACCGCATGGCTGACCTTCTACCGCCGCCCGCGTGAGAAGAAGGGTCTATCGGCCGAGGAACTGGCCTGGATCGAAACCGATCCTGTCGAAGAAAAACGCCCCGTCAAATGGGCCACCCTGTTCCGCCATCGCCAGACCTGGGCCTATATGGCGGGCCGCTTCCTGATCGATCCGGTCTGGTGGACCTTCCTCTTCTGGCTGCCCGACTTCTTCAACAAACAATATGGCGTCAAGATGCTGGACTTCGGTCCGCCGCTGATCGCTGTCTATCTGCTAGCCGATGTCGGATCGGTCGCGGGCGGCTGGGCGTCGTCGCGCTTCATGGGCCGGGGCTGGAGCCTCAACCGGTCGCGCAAGAGCGCCATGTTCCTGGCTGCGCTGTGCGCCGTGCCGATCGCCTTTGCGGCCAATGCGCCCTCCATGTGGGTGGCGGTCGGCCTCATCGGCCTCGCTTGCGCCGGGCATCAGGGCTTTTCCGCCAATCTCTATGCGCTGCCGGGCGACGTCTTTCCCCGCTGGATGGCGGGATCGGTCGTCGGTCTTGGCGGCCTGTCCGGCGCGATCGGCGGCATGATGATGGCCAAATTCGCGGGCGTCATTCTGGAAACCATCGGCAGCTACGGCCCGATCTTCGCGGTCGCCTCCTGCGCCTATCTGGTCGCGCTCGGCGTGATCCACCTCCTCCTGCCCCGCTACCAGCCGGTGCTCGCTCCTCTCCCCGGAAACCCTGCATGACCAAGCCACTGCATTTGCACCCTGATCGTTTGTTTCCGTCCGATTCCGCAACGCGCGATATCGCGCGCCGCCTCTATGCGACGGTCAAGGATCTGCCGATCATCAGCCCGCACGGCCATACCGATCCGCGCTGGTTCGCCTATGACGCGCCTTTCGCCAATCCGGCCGAACTGCTGATCGTGCCCGATCATTATGCATTCCGCATGTTGATGAGCCAGGGCGTGACGCTGGACGAACTGGGCGTGCCGACCGTGGACGGCAGCGCGACGGAGAGCGATCCGCGCGCCATCTGGCGGCGCTTTGCCGAGCGTTATTATCTGTTCCGCGGCACGCCGACGCGCATGTGGATGGACTGGGTCTTTGCCGAGGCGTTCGGCATCGATGTGCAGTTGAGCGTGGAGACGGCCGACCATTATTACGACATCATCGACGCCGCGCTGAAAACCCCGGCCTTCCGCCCGCGCGCCCTGTTCGAACGCTATAATATCGAAGTCATAGCCACCACCGAAGGCCCGCTCGACCCGCTCGACCATCACCGCGCGATCCGGGAGTCCGGTTGGAGCGGCAGGGTCATCACCGCCTATCGCCCGGACCCGGTGATGGACCCCGACGATCCGGCCTTCATCGCCAATGTCCAGCGCTTCTGCGCCATGGCGGGCGAGGATGCGGGCAGTTTCGCCGGATATCTGCGCGCCCATGAAAAGCGTCGCGCCGATTTCCGCGCGGCGGGTGCGACATCGACCGATCACGGCCACCCCAGCGCCTTCACCGCCCATCTGCCGCGCGAAGAGATCGAGGCGCTCTACGCCAGGGTCACGACCGGTCCTGCCACCGCGCGGGAAGCCGAGCTCTTCCGCGGCCATATGCTCACTGAAATGGCGCGCATGGCGATCTCGGACGGCATGGTCATGCAACTGCACCCCGGCGTTCATCGCAACCACAACGAAGCCGTGCTGGCCCGTTTCGGCAAGGACAAGGGCGGCGACATCCCGACCGCAGGCGAGTTCGTGCAGGCCTTGAAGCCCTTGCTGGACGCCTATGGCAACGACCCGCGCCTGACCCTGATCCTCTTCACCCTGGACGAGGACGTCTATTCCCGCGAACTGGCGCCGCTGGCGGGCCATTATCCTGCGCTCAAACTGGGGCCACCCTGGTGGTTCCACGACAGCCCGGAAGGGATGCGCCGTTTCCGCGAGCGCACGACCGAAACGGCCGGCTTCTACAATATGGTCGGCTTCAACGATGACACGCGCGCCTTCCTGTCGATCCCGGCGCGCCATGACGTAGCCCGCCGCATGGATTGCGCCTGGCTCGCGCAACTGGTCGCGGAACATCGGCTGGAGGAGGATGAAGCGTTTGAGGTCGCCCGCGCGCTCGCCTATGATCTGGCCAAGGCAGCGTACAAGCTGTGAGCCGCCTGTCTTCCACCACGCTGGCGACACTGCCCGCTGATATCATCCGCCCGGCCTATGACCGCGCCGCCGTCACCTGCGGCGTAGTCCATATCGGCATCGGCGCCTTCCACCGCGCGCATCAGGCGGTGGTGTTTGACGATGCCCTCAACGCCGGCGACATGCGCTGGGGGATTATCGCCGCCTCGCTCCGGTCGCCCGCCGTGCGGGACCAGATGCAGCCGCAGGACGGCCTCTACACCATGCTGGTGCGTGACGGCTCTCATGAACAGGCCCGCATCATCGGCGCAGTCCAGCGCGTCATCGTCGCACCGGAAGAGCCGCAGGCGTTGCTCGCCGCGCTGGCGTCTGCCGACACGCATATCGTCACGCTCACCATCACGGAGAAGGGCTATAAGCTCGACCCGGCGACTGGCGCGCTGATCGAAACCGACCCGCAACTGGCCGCCGACCTTGTCTCGCTCGACAGTCCGCAGACGGCGCCTGGCTATATTGTCGCGGCGCTGGCCCGTCGCCGCGCAGCGGGACTGCAACCCTTCACCGCGATCAGCTGCGACAATTTACCGCATAATGGCGCGCGGCTTCGGGATGCGGTGCTGGCGCTGGCCCGCCGCCATGACGCCACCCTGGCCGACTGGATCGCGCAGCATGGGGCTTTTCCTGAAACCATGGTCGATCGCATCGTGCCCGCGACCACGGCCGAAGACATCGCCGCGCTAGCAACCCGTCTCGGCGTCGAAGACCAGGCGATGGTAAAAACCGAACCCTTCCTCCAATGGGTGATCGAGGACAAATTCTGCGGCCCGCGCCCGGATTTTGGCGCAGGCGTCCAACTCACCGCGGCCGTCGCTCCCTGGGAAGAAGCCAAGTTGCGCCTGCTCAACGGCGCACATAGCGGCATCGCCTATCTGGGCGGCTTGGCCGGCATCGAGCATGTCCACGACGTGCTGACCTTGCCCGAAGCGCGCCATTTTGTGGAGTCGCTTTGGGACGAGGCGGAAACCACGCTATCGCCCCCGCCCGAACTCGACATCGCCGCCTATCGCCGGGCCCTGATGGCGCGCTTCGACAATCCGACGCTGCGCCACCGCACGCGCCAGATCGCCATGGATGGATCGCAAAAGCTGCCCCAGCGGCTACTCGCGCCCATTGCCGCGCGGCTCGATGCGGGGCAGAGGATCGACGCGTTGTCGCTGGCGGTCGCGGCCTGGATACGCTGGCAGGCGGGACGGGACGATAGCGGCACGCGGCATCAGGTGGACGATCCGCTTGCCGCAGCCATGGCGGCGACTTTGGCCGACAGGCAATCGGCGGCTGGTCGTGTCGCGGCGATGTTGACGTTCGATGCCGTGGTGCCGCCCCCGTTGGCGCGCGATGAACGGCTGCGCGCGTCGTTGACTCACTGGCTATCCATTCTCGAAACAGATGGCGCGCAGGCCGCACTCGCCTCTTTTCGCGCATGAGCGCATCGCCACCTATACCGTTACCATTTTGCGCGTTCCGTCATCTTGACAAAGTCAAACGCTGGTTTAATTAGGCCATATTGATAGCGCTACCAGTTTGCCTACCGGAGAGTCGGAGGCTGCGCTCAGGAGAGGGTTTGTTCATGACTTCACGCACCCATATGTTTCGTATCGCCCTGTTCGCGGCATCCGCGATCGGTTCGCTCAGCCTTGCCCAGGCCGCGCTGGCGCAGGACGCCGCGCCGCAGGCTGATCCCGCAGCGGTTGCCGCACCGCAGGATGGCGAAGTGGCCGACATCGTCGTCACTGGCATCCGCGCCTCGCTGGCGAGTGCGACCAATGCCAAGAAGGACGCCGTCGCCTTCGGCGACTCGATCTTCGCCGAAGACATCGGCAAGCTCCCCGCCACCAACCTCGCCGAAACGCTCAACCGCATGCCCGGCGTGCGCCTCAACCGCGACATCAATGGCGAAGGCACGCAGGTCGCGATCCGCGGCCTTGGCCCCAGCTTCACGCGCGTCCTGATGAACGGTTCGCAGCTTCAGGTCGCGTCCGATGGCGGCACCAACGGCGGCAGCGCCAACCGCGAAGTCGATCTCGACTTCTTCCCGTCCGAACTCTTCACCCGCCTCGATCTGGCCAAGAGCCCGTCGCCCTCGACGCTGGAAGGCGGCATCGCCGGGACCGTTAACCTGCGCAACGCTCGGCCCTTCGACAAGCCGGGCACGCATCTGACCGTGGTTGCACAGGGCCAATATACCGACAGCAATGACAAGATTTCGCCGCGCGGCGCGATCGTCGCCAGCCACACTACCGACACGTTCGGCATCCTGCTGGGCG is a window encoding:
- the manD gene encoding D-mannonate dehydratase ManD, whose amino-acid sequence is MPKIIDAKVIVTSPGRNFVTLKIITEDGVYGLGDATLNGRELSVASYLQDHVVPCLIGRDAHRIEDIWQYLYKGAYWRRGPVTMSAIAAVDTALWDIKGKLAGLPVYQLLGGASRESVMVYGHANGTSIEDTVAVALDYQRQGYKAIRIQCGVPGMGSTYGVSKDRYFYEPADADLPTENVWNTSKYLRVVPELFKAAREALGWDVHLLHDIHHRLTPIEAGRLGKDLEPYRPFWLEDATPAENQEAFKLIRQHTTTPLAVGEIFNSIHDCRELIENQLIDYIRATVVHAGGISHLRKIANLADLYQVRTGCHGATDLSPVCMAAALHFDLSVPNFGVQEYMRHTPETDAVFPHAYTFADGAMHPGEAPGLGVDIDEELAAKYEYNRAFLPVNRLEDGTMFNW
- a CDS encoding MFS transporter, translating into MTQAIPKPSGKVRWIVCGLLFAAVVLSYVDRLVLPTLKPDLQARYGWSERGYADLAIWFQAGYGISYVFFGRLIDRIGARAGYALAVTLWTLGHVAHIFFTSTAGMLIARIPLAIGEAGTFPAAIAATNEWFPKKERALAIGIFNAGSNVGAILTPLLVPIIAVTLGWRWAFILTGLLTVLWLTAWLTFYRRPREKKGLSAEELAWIETDPVEEKRPVKWATLFRHRQTWAYMAGRFLIDPVWWTFLFWLPDFFNKQYGVKMLDFGPPLIAVYLLADVGSVAGGWASSRFMGRGWSLNRSRKSAMFLAALCAVPIAFAANAPSMWVAVGLIGLACAGHQGFSANLYALPGDVFPRWMAGSVVGLGGLSGAIGGMMMAKFAGVILETIGSYGPIFAVASCAYLVALGVIHLLLPRYQPVLAPLPGNPA
- the uxaC gene encoding glucuronate isomerase → MTKPLHLHPDRLFPSDSATRDIARRLYATVKDLPIISPHGHTDPRWFAYDAPFANPAELLIVPDHYAFRMLMSQGVTLDELGVPTVDGSATESDPRAIWRRFAERYYLFRGTPTRMWMDWVFAEAFGIDVQLSVETADHYYDIIDAALKTPAFRPRALFERYNIEVIATTEGPLDPLDHHRAIRESGWSGRVITAYRPDPVMDPDDPAFIANVQRFCAMAGEDAGSFAGYLRAHEKRRADFRAAGATSTDHGHPSAFTAHLPREEIEALYARVTTGPATAREAELFRGHMLTEMARMAISDGMVMQLHPGVHRNHNEAVLARFGKDKGGDIPTAGEFVQALKPLLDAYGNDPRLTLILFTLDEDVYSRELAPLAGHYPALKLGPPWWFHDSPEGMRRFRERTTETAGFYNMVGFNDDTRAFLSIPARHDVARRMDCAWLAQLVAEHRLEEDEAFEVARALAYDLAKAAYKL
- a CDS encoding mannitol dehydrogenase family protein, which codes for MSRLSSTTLATLPADIIRPAYDRAAVTCGVVHIGIGAFHRAHQAVVFDDALNAGDMRWGIIAASLRSPAVRDQMQPQDGLYTMLVRDGSHEQARIIGAVQRVIVAPEEPQALLAALASADTHIVTLTITEKGYKLDPATGALIETDPQLAADLVSLDSPQTAPGYIVAALARRRAAGLQPFTAISCDNLPHNGARLRDAVLALARRHDATLADWIAQHGAFPETMVDRIVPATTAEDIAALATRLGVEDQAMVKTEPFLQWVIEDKFCGPRPDFGAGVQLTAAVAPWEEAKLRLLNGAHSGIAYLGGLAGIEHVHDVLTLPEARHFVESLWDEAETTLSPPPELDIAAYRRALMARFDNPTLRHRTRQIAMDGSQKLPQRLLAPIAARLDAGQRIDALSLAVAAWIRWQAGRDDSGTRHQVDDPLAAAMAATLADRQSAAGRVAAMLTFDAVVPPPLARDERLRASLTHWLSILETDGAQAALASFRA